The nucleotide window AATATTGTTGTAGTGCAATACCgtgtattttattaaaatatgtgCTAAAAGTATTATGAAATGTTCTACTCGGTTATTTTTATGGTAAACTgcctctcattttctttttcgcACAAGAACAATCATGACTAAGTAAAATTTGGAAATGAAAGATCTACTATGGGCCTGGCTGGTAATATGTTACCATTCTaatctcaaaataaaatttgtactaTACATGCAATCTTTTAACTAAATGTATAGTGAGGCATTCTGAAACTTCGTATATACATTaactttttcatatattataaatgtataatataatataattattaatcatTAAAAATGAGCTATATGTAAaacaataatatcaatatttatatTGAAAATCAAATCAGATTCTACATTTTATATCcatatatttgtttattaaaCATAAGCCATACCATTATTTACCAATTACCTCCTTTCAGTGGAACCTGAACCTTGGACCTCTTAGATTACCACCAGCTACATGGAAACATGTTTAGTTCTTTGTTAATTAGTGTGCTCTGTTGTACAACTCTGCCCATATGATGCTTTATTGTAAACTTTTAATATATGCTGCCTTTTCCTAAGCTCTTATGAAAGAGGATGCTATGATAGACACTTGAGGCCTAATCTAAAACAATGTCAAATTTTCATAGAAATGGATAAACTCATTGATCCATCTACGGAAAAGTCTTGATTATATGCATAGCTACTTCTTCAAACCCCTTCCCCCTCCCCTTTCCATTTCCCTTCTCTATCAAATATCCTTCTGCTGATTACAATTTGACGATTACTATTGATACACATTTCCCCCATTTCTGCTGAATGTCAATGTTAATACTAAATTCTAATTCTTCGTGATCCTTTATTGTGAACTGTGCAGATTAATAATGCTGGATCAAATGCATATAGCTATAAGCCGCTTGCTGAGGCCTCAGATGAAGATCTTATGTGAGCTATTTACACAATTACACCTTTAATCCTAGGTGTTCCGTTTTTAAAGCTGTTgttcttttaaatttgaataaattaCTGAATTATGTAAAGTTTCTTCTTGTATCAATTAGGAATGATTAGGTTCTTCTTTAATAGGTATTGTAATGATTAGTTAATGTAATCTATAAGCTGAGGAATTCAGGACCTCAAGCTTTCACATTATAATCACTATGTAAACATGATATTTAGAGCATAGGTTCTGTTAAGGTCCCTTTTATGTCCAGCCAACACTATCCGGAGGAGACCCATAAACCGCTGCTCTTTATCTGAGAAAACAAACTCTATATAGTCCAAGTTCAGATCCAGAAGGCTCAGATCAGTTACTTGGCAAAAACCCACCACCGAAGAGTCCACCACATGTCGTCTTTGCCGGGACAGTCCACCGGCATGTGAAGTCCATGTGCCACCTTCCAGAGCTCTGATTCCGTCTCGAGCAACGTTGTTCAACATGTTGGCACTTCCTAGTTCTGCGACAACTGGTGAGGGCAACGGAACCCGGAACCCCGACGAGTTGAACGGCTATGGTTTCGTCGGTATCGTTGCTCCAGATGGTGGCGCGTGGACTTAGAGATGGCACGTGGAGAGCTCTCACGGTGGGTTTTTGCCTGGTGAGTGACTTGAACCTTCTGAACTTGACTTTATAGACTTCATTTTCCCAGAAAAAGAGCAGTGTGAATGGGTCTTTGCCAGACTGTGGTGGCTGCAAACTAAAAAGACCTTGATAGAACCTATGCTCTGATACTCTGTTTAGACAGTGAATATAATGTGAAAGCTTGAGGTCTGAACTCTTCAGcttgtatatttatatacattgaCTAATCATTACTCATAATTACAATACCTAATAAAGAAGAACATAATCATTTGTAATTGATTCtaatttatcctaattgataCATAAAGAAACTTTACTGAATATAATATCAACAGAAGGCAGCAAGAGTTGGAAAGTGATTAAGCCTGTGGGTATCTGTAGGTCGCTTTATGATGGGTGTTTCAATAATCTTCATCTGAGCTAATACTGTACCTGGGTCATCCTTTTTGTGCTCTAGTGTTGTTCTACATGCTAGATGGTTTAATTTTCTGGAATGGAATTAGTGTTTGTACTTGTGATTtgatttacatgagttctataTGCCAGATGATTTGCTCAACCTAGAATTTATGTTTGAACTTACGTATGATTGATTACATGAGAATCCTATAAACATGTTCATTGTTTGAAGCTCATTAAAACAGCTAGAATCATGGTAACCTATtcatttattaaaagaaaaactgagcctgttaatttgttaattagcgaaagaaaaagataaattgttATTGATGTTGATTTCtttcttatgttttttttttttttttttttttttgatgaagaagaaatatattGAAGATGATAGAAGGGTAGTTTGAGAATTTAACATATTACAATTAGTTTTTTAATAGAGTCAATGCAAATTAATGAGTATTTTTGTGAAACTGAGCTCATTTTTTATGGGTACAAACTGAGTTTCATTCTTTCATAGGTAGTTTTATCAACATTTTCATCTTTTATTAGGGGACATGATAGTTTATATTctttaaattcttattttttgaaTGCAGTGAGGTGGTTACAACAAACACACTCGGTTTGATGATATGTTGCCGAGAGGTAAACTATTTCTCATCTAAGAGGGACTATGAGTTATATTGGTGCATTATTATGCATAGATCTTCAGTTTCTATTTAGGCAATAAAGATGATGGCAAGCCAGCCTCGCGGAGGCCATATTTTCAATATTGATGGTGCAGGCTCAGATGGTAGACCAACTCCAAGGTACCTTTTAACTTTATTGAAGTGTTCCATTTGTGGTTGTCTCCACTTGAGATTATTGGTCCTTATATATGTTaatagagagaaaagaaaagtgaaaatgaaaCTATATATGCAAAACACAGCATATGTTCCTAGGTGATGGGCCGTGTGGAGTCACACTGTGGCAGAGATAAAAGAGAAGCCAGAAGTGCACTTGCAACAACTATAAAATACTTGGGTTCTTATGTGCTTAAGCATGGATGCTCTAGTTCACCATAAATGCTCATTAGGAACACACACATGTCTTGTTTCCAAGACGTGGTAATTAGTGACTAGAAATGCTCATTATGATTCATTATTTACGTCTATGTCATGAAAtcacttatcccaaaagttCAAGTTGACTGGAGGAGGCAGATATATCTATCACACTCTCATGCAAGAGCCTCTTTTTCTTGGGGGTTTGCATTAAATTTTGTATAcaccctttttttctttctctttttgtttgTCTTATGCTGATATTTCTTTATCCTTTTTTTGGTAATAAGAATTGATTCTAGACCTCTTTAATACTATGTCATGAAACAACTTTCAAATGCTTATGCTGATGGGAAGAATCAGTCTATCATTTTTTTCGATATGTTGATGTTTTTTGGATAAACAAACTTGTGAGGGATGGCTTTCTATGGTTTCTATGAATATGAATGATTGACTTTATATGGTGGTCCTTTTTTCTGAAAGTTTTCGAGTGTACTATGATGTGATTATTAACAACTCATAAAATAGGTTGCTAAGCTATAAGGCACTCAATATTGGGATTATTAACAACTCAAAATAACTTTCTAAGCTATAAGGCAGTCAGTATTGGGATACTAATTTAGTTCTAAATTGAATATTTAAGGAAAGCAATAAACCATGAGTTATTTCTTCATGATAAACTATCATTTTCTAtccatgaaaaatgaaaatagtgACAAAGCAACCCATGAAAGAATTAAAGTCACCTAGTAATAGGGGTGGCAATAGGTAGGGTAGGGTAAGGTTGGGTTCGAaaccaaccctaaccctacccgcgggttgagatttttatataaactcaaCCTTAACCCTATCCGTTCTTAACCCACGGGTACCCGATTCTACCGCGGGTTATAAAAAAGatgtaatattattatataacttaatgataatttaaaatagaacttacttttatgtaaaaaaaaagtattaaattatcaattaatgatcttCTTTCGATGGCTAAGGATCTTTTGCATTTAGTGAGAGGTCATTGGTTCAACATCTAtttgaaacatatttttatataagtatataacatatacatatataggatGTGAGTTAGTCGGGTCGGGTTGAGGTTCAACCCGTACTCGACCCGACCCGTACCCTACCCGTTGCGGCAGGTAGAGTGCATGTTGCCACCCCTATCTAGTATCTAGATTCTAGACAAAAGtatttaaatgttaaatttgtgTTGACTCCGTTAAGAGACTAGCCAGTGTAGTACATTAAATTACCAAACTACCCCTATCATCATCTTCGACctctttcttcatcttcttttattgttgttgttttgtttTCCAAGAGGGGGATGGAAGAATATGTTGTGGTAAATGAGATTCTTGGGGTTCTTCTCAGCCACAATGTTAAATTGCTAATGATATTCCTCTTCCCttccttgcaattgttcttcCCTTCCCTCTCCATTCCAAAATGTTGAACAATGCTCCCCAAGCAATTGCAACCCAACCACCGTCTGCAACCCTTCCCTTGGCTAGGTCACCCTATCCCTCAACCTTAGTACCTCTCTGGCTCCATTGCGGTCGTCCATTCCATCGCCCTGCAAGATACCCAAGCTCAGGAAGGTTAGTTGATTAGGTAGGGGGGTGGTCATATGGGTCTCATGTGAGTGAATAGAATGAAGATCCATTGTAGTTGTTTATGATTTGTGAGGATGATGGCTGATTTGTGATTTTTGGAGATTTCAAGAGGGCATATGGTGGGTTTAGGGCAGTGATTCTGTGGCGAGTTCCGACTATGAGAAGAGCGACGGCAACAACGACAAAGGGTTGCAGGTGCTGGCGGGGTCTGGTTTGAATTgtagaaaggaaaagaaacaggGGAAGGGAGGGTGGTAGTGGTGGTTGGGGTCCAAGGGAAATGACAATGTCCATGGAGGTGAGAATTTGGAGAGGTCGAAGACGATGGAAAGAGTAATTTTGGAGTTTAAGTAGTCTCTTAACGGAGTCAACAGAAATTTAACATTTCGGTACTTTTGTCAAATGGACCCCATCTTTTATGGGTATAAAGTTAGCTGATATTTCATGGATAGTTTTGTTGGGATTTTCATCTTTTATGGGTAGTTATGGTgatttattcttttttcattatgttaatcttttaaaatctaTACCACCACTTCCAAAACCAAAGGCTAGCAAATTGTGGGTGGTGTAAATTAAAAGACTTTAGTCTGTGAAATCCAATAATTGCATCCTGAATTCTACTATTGTTGTTGCAGTGAACGTTCTTACAAAGTTACTAGTGCTTTTATGCATGCCATGATGAAAATTCTCAATTTTCTCCTCTTTTCTTAGGTTTGCTGCATATGGAGCAACCAAGAGAAGTGTGGTGCATCTGACAAAATCTTTACAAGTTGAGACTTTCTACATATATTGTCACTTCTTATCCATGCTTGTTCTGGTGATACTTAGGAAGCGTATTATATGCTTTAAAGTTCTTACTATTTATAATTCTTATTCGCAATCATGTCAAGTTGCTAGATCATTTGTTTTTCCTTGTCTTTTTTAATTGCCATAAGTTCTAAAAAATATGAGAAattatattacaaattttttgtaCTAGTAGAGAAAAGGAGAAATCAGTTTGACAATAATTATAACACAAAAAAGTTAAGAAAATTTTGTTGTAGGTGTAAGTTGCAAAGTTAAAATTCTCCATTATAAAAAGGTTTCTTCATTCGTTGTAGTCTTTTGCTTCTCTCAatatatttcataaaataagaaTTACAGTTGTGGATGGCTTCATGTTTCACAGGCAGAATTGCAGATGCAAGATGTAAAAAATGTAATGGTGCATAACCTTTCCGTAAGTTGTGTTTATAAATCCTTTGTTAAATAGTGGGGATGGCTGCATGAGTATGAGTACTTGTATGtttgaaagaaaatttatttatctaaattcTTCCAATTTGGGGCCGTTGTTATCGTTGACCTAATAATCAATTGATGAGAAAAATCAACAAATTCGATGTGTAAGGCTTGTCCTACTAAAAGGGTGTCGGCTATATGCTTCCCTGTTGTGCATGTTTGTGCTAAACTTACATTCCAATATTTTGTCTTACGTATGCACATACAAAAGTCATATCTCCAAAGTCCGTTTTGTTGTGCTAGCTTCTCTATCAGTTTGTCTCTCGATTCATGTAGTAGGGCTCTACAAAATTATGCATCATGGCTCCAGTGTTTATGTTACCTCACCAACTCACAATGCTACTACTGCTAAGTATTCCACGTGAACAGTTATGGTTTACTCTTAATTTTGTTTTCCCTTGTTTGGTACTATAGCCAGGAATGGTCACAACGGATCTTCTCATGTCTGGTGCTAATACAAAGCAGGTACATATGAAACTAAGTcatctattttatgtttttagcTCGTTTGACGCACTGACATTTGTTCTTTACAGGCAAAGTTTTTCATCAATGTCTTGGCTGAACCGGCCGAAGTGGTAAGATTTTCATATTTGTGAATAATAAGCCCTGAGAATTAATGCGAACTAATTCACGCAAAAAGAATGATATGGatgtgaaaatattttaaataaacccCTCATGATTAGGTTCATCACTGGAACACTTATTTAGTTATCTATGTAGAAATTCATACACATGAATGAAATAAGTAAAGAGTATTTAGGgaggtttttttaatttattttttattttccaatgtACAGCTGAGTGTCATTAAGTTTCAGTATCTGTAATCCTGTATGTGCTTCATAGTAGAATAGTTACTATTTAGCCATATACTTTCTAATATGATGAATATAGATAGATTTATCATTAATGTGTATGGCTTTTGTATCTCAGTTACATTTTttgcttttctcttttctcaaaTTCATTCACTGTCAATTCTTCATTTTACTTTTTATCAAATGGTTTTGCAGGTTGCTGAATACTTAGTTCCAAACATTAGATCTATACCTACCAATGGATCAATGAAGCCAACATACATCCGGTTCCTCACTGGTTTGAAAGCGTATTCCCAAATATTTTCAGTTAAGAAAGCGATAATGATCACTACTtgcatgcatttaatcaaaattCTCGGTATTTTTATACCATGGTACCCTTGATTTCACAAGAGTATCGGTacctcatgttaagtttggaataaaaatattagaaaattgaCTAAAGGGTGTTTGGAATAAATCTgttttttaattacataatttttttatatataaaaaaatcaatgcaaACACCTAAAAAAATTTGTGGCCTGGAACTGGAAGTCAATCCAATGCACTCTTAAGGGTAGGATACCTTCAAATTTTACAAGGTACCAGGAACATAACCGAATGCTTCTATTTTTGTGTTGCCATACAGAGACTAGCATTTGGGGCAAGAAGGAACAGGTATATTCTTGAAGAATGAACAGAATTAAAATGGTGCCAGGCAATTTCTAACTGTAGATAATATTCTGGTCGTTTATGATCTTCTGGAATACATCAGTGGGTATTTAGCATTTACTGGACCTATAATCCTCGGGCAACCGTGTaagaattgttttttttttttttttataacccGATATTTCTAGACGGGGAGAGGGGACTTAtgccatttatttatttttctttttctgttatttattttttgccaCTATTCCCCTTTCTGTTCGGCTTTTTCCCTGGTAACCTTTTAAGAGCttgtttcatttatttattttttgccaCTGCAAAAGTAAACAATCTACTTCCTGACGCTCTATTTTGGCAAGGGATACAATGCTCCGTATACGTTTGGACTTTGGAGCATTAAAACTTCATTgaaaaagttagaaaaaaaagtttatatttattttatgactTTTCTTTAGAGTAAACAATTAAATTGACACTCCAAAGATTTTGACGCTAATAAAGATAACCTTGAGAGATGCAAAAGACAgtttctaaaaaaatagaaaaagtataggtaaatAACCTTGCTGAACAATGTAAATTGTAATAACGGGAATAattgttttaataaaataataattttatactgtCTGGAATAGGttcgaaaatataaaaatgatattttgaattcAATGAATTTTTGAGTGGGAAAAGTATCTTTTacgaattttttttgtaaaaatgcgtaTCAGTGCTTAGCCTGGCAGTACCGGTCTAGTCTGATTACGATCAcatattgagaaaaataaaattttaaaaattgaatttattgttttaaaaggacaaaaataatttagaattgaaaattggatattaattttaaaagttttggcCCAAAGGGGCCAAACGAAACAAGAACACTTAGCGGGTTGGACCGGGACTAAGTTGGGTCTAGGTCCAACATATAAATACCTTAACTAATAGCTCATTTTCaccaagaaacaaagaaagggCGCTGAACTTgtgaagagaagaaggaaaccTTTTTACTATTCATCTCCTCCTTCTTttggccataacttgagctacggagttctgattgacgagccgtttacaGCCACGCGAAGCTCTCGTCGAGCTCTTCATTTCTATCTAAGAAAATCTGGTAAGAACTCAAAACTCATGCTCCAGTTTATGCCCTAATGAAATCTGCGATTTTACATTTggtttttgagtagattttgtgattttgtttgtttagggGTGATCTAACATTGAATGTTGGGTTTTGCCCCTAATCTCGTTGGGTAAGGTAAGGTCTCACTAAACCCttgtttttagttatttttttgaatcctaagtttgatgttggtaTGTTATATGATATTAGATTGAGGTTTGATGTTTATTggagtgagcttgatggttttggAGCTTTGAGCTTGAGCTTGGTGTTTTGAGTTGCGTGGGAATCgactaaggtatggtttcggttttctttttgtaatatgtaatatttctggacacttagactagttgaccataagataggattgaatgatGTTGGTGtatgattaattatatgtgaatttatgtttgatgatgaaGAGGATGATATGGAGTGTTGGAATGTGTGATATATGAATTATGATGATAATATGATGagtattgttgttgtttgtgaCTATGATGATTGGTGAAGGatattgatgaattatgatgTTGTTATTGGTGAATAGTATTAATTATtgagattgaaattgagtaATGATAATTATGAGAATTTATGGTAGAAAAGATTGAGTGAAATGCATATTGAGTTGTTTGAAAAGCTATGAAATGGTAAAGTGTAGTATGTGGTAGTGCTTTGTGATGAATTGGGTATGccttggtttggtttggttgtgAATTTTGGAAGTTTGAGAACCTAGCTAATTTTGGTAAAAACTAGTTTTTGGGAAAACTTTGatggatcataacttgagcctcaattttttaaattggtttaaatttgtcttaaattaaagttcaattaaagatctttaaattgatataaagtttgatgaaaattggatttttgcAGAAGAAGTTATGAACATTTAAAGTTTggtatttaaaattgaaaattctgCAACTTGACATATTTCTGCAAACTAAGGTGTGTATGCGTACGCGAAATGGTGGCCTCTGTCCAGCACTCCCGCCTACGCGGCCCAGGTATGCGTACGCGAAATGGTCCAATATTATTGTATGCGTACGCAGACGTACTTTTTTAACCTTATACGTACGCATGGTAGGGGTGTGCGTACTCATAGCTCCTGTTTTgttgaaaaatgatttttcttcatttttcaagaGTTCTCTAACTTTTCAAACTTCTTTATATACTGTTTTAAGATTGATAACTAGTAATTATACCTTAAGACTAATAGAGATGGGTTAGTGGGCTAAATTGATAATTTTCTGTATGAGTTTAGAAGACAAAGACTTAGGTTTCTAAAGTTGTGGGTGAACTAGCGAAGTGTTGTATTGGCAATGGCTTGAGAACTTGTGAGTGGATGGTAACTTGTGGAATTAAGAACTGATGAAGGTTATGATGAACTTGATGGATATTGAAGGAGAGTGTGTCAgacactatatccttggaatgtTGAGACTTGAGAATTAAAAGTGGATTGAAATGAGAAATGGTGATGACCGATGATGATTTGAGGTTGATAGACTTGTTGGATGTGGACAGTGTGCCAaacactatatccttggaatgatAGTGtgccgggcactatatccctagAACGACTTATGATGAAatatatgttgttgtttttcttctCTGCCGCAAGAGTGTgctaggcactatatccttAGAGCATGCAACTGGGAACGATACAAAAGCGTGCCAGGCGCTATATCCTGGGACGTGGCAGAAAAAGGCAACATCCgaaaggatgtgtcgggttggcattc belongs to Arachis duranensis cultivar V14167 chromosome 8, aradu.V14167.gnm2.J7QH, whole genome shotgun sequence and includes:
- the LOC107462812 gene encoding chlorophyll(ide) b reductase NOL, chloroplastic isoform X5, which produces MASTTVSSSFNFPSPTLSSHRHNNPLRFSPFSVNGFSYPTVASRQNTCMSRGTLRCALKNPTSRAFSAAASLNREPMVPPYNVLITGSTKGIGYALAKEFLKAGDNVIICSRSYERVETAVKSLKVEFGEQHVWGSKCDVRNAEDVKNLVSFSQEKLGYIDIWINNAGSNAYSYKPLAEASDEDLIEVVTTNTLGLMICCREAIKMMASQPRGGHIFNIDGAGSDGRPTPRFAAYGATKRSVVHLTKSLQPGMVTTDLLMSGANTKQAKFFINVLAEPAEVVAEYLVPNIRSIPTNGSMKPTYIRFLTGLKAYSQIFSRLAFGARRNRYILEE
- the LOC107462812 gene encoding chlorophyll(ide) b reductase NOL, chloroplastic isoform X2 translates to MASTTVSSSFNFPSPTLSSHRHNNPLRFSPFSVNGFSYPTVASRQNTCMSRGTLRCALKNPTSRAFSAAASLNREPMVPPYNVLITGSTKGIGYALAKEFLKAGDNVIICSRSYERVETAVKSLKVEFGEQHVWGSKCDVRNAEDVKNLVSFSQEKLGYIDIWINNAGSNAYSYKPLAEASDEDLIEVVTTNTLGLMICCREAIKMMASQPRGGHIFNIDGAGSDGRPTPRFAAYGATKRSVVHLTKSLQAELQMQDVKNVMVHNLSPGMVTTDLLMSGANTKQAKFFINVLAEPAEVVAEYLVPNIRSIPTNGSMKPTYIRFLTGLKAYSQIFSRLAFGARRNRYILEE
- the LOC107462812 gene encoding chlorophyll(ide) b reductase NOL, chloroplastic isoform X4 — translated: MASTTVSSSFNFPSPTLSSHRHNNPLRFSPFSVNGFSYPTVASRQNTCMSRGTLRCALKNPTSRAFSAAASLNREPMVPPYNVLITGSTKGIGYALAKEFLKAGDNVIICSRSSDERVETAVKSLKVEFGEQHVWGSKCDVRNAEDVKNLVSFSQEKLGYIDIWINNAGSNAYSYKPLAEASDEDLIEVVTTNTLGLMICCREAIKMMASQPRGGHIFNIDGAGSDGRPTPRFAAYGATKRSVVHLTKSLQPGMVTTDLLMSGANTKQAKFFINVLAEPAEVVAEYLVPNIRSIPTNGSMKPTYIRFLTGLKAYSQIFSRLAFGARRNRYILEE
- the LOC107462812 gene encoding chlorophyll(ide) b reductase NOL, chloroplastic isoform X1, with the protein product MASTTVSSSFNFPSPTLSSHRHNNPLRFSPFSVNGFSYPTVASRQNTCMSRGTLRCALKNPTSRAFSAAASLNREPMVPPYNVLITGSTKGIGYALAKEFLKAGDNVIICSRSSDERVETAVKSLKVEFGEQHVWGSKCDVRNAEDVKNLVSFSQEKLGYIDIWINNAGSNAYSYKPLAEASDEDLIEVVTTNTLGLMICCREAIKMMASQPRGGHIFNIDGAGSDGRPTPRFAAYGATKRSVVHLTKSLQAELQMQDVKNVMVHNLSPGMVTTDLLMSGANTKQAKFFINVLAEPAEVVAEYLVPNIRSIPTNGSMKPTYIRFLTGLKAYSQIFSRLAFGARRNRYILEE
- the LOC107462812 gene encoding chlorophyll(ide) b reductase NOL, chloroplastic isoform X3; protein product: MASTTVSSSFNFPSPTLSSHRHNNPLRFSPFSVNGFSYPTVASRQNTCMSRGTLRCALKNPTSRAFSAAASLNREPMVPPYNVLITGSTKGIGYALAKEFLKAGDNVIICSRSSDERVETAVKSLKVEFGEQHVWGSKCDVRNAEDVKNLVSFSQEKLGYIDIWINNAGSNAYSYKPLAEASDEDLIEVVTTNTLGLMICCREAIKMMASQPRGGHIFNIDGAGSDGRPTPRFAAYGATKRSVVHLTKSLQAELQMQDVKNPGMVTTDLLMSGANTKQAKFFINVLAEPAEVVAEYLVPNIRSIPTNGSMKPTYIRFLTGLKAYSQIFSRLAFGARRNRYILEE